Genomic window (Streptosporangium brasiliense):
GCGGCCCGTACGGCCTGCCGCCGGAGCAGCAGCCGGTCGTGCTCGCCCCAGGCGATGGTGATCGGCGCCTTCGGTGGACCCGGGGGCATCATCCACTCGAACGAGTCGAGGGTGTCGTCGAACCCGGGGGCGTCCCCGAGCGCCTGGACCGCCGCGAGCAGCGCCTCGGCGGAGAGCCTGGACGGATGGGCCACCATCACGCCCGCCCCGAGCAGGCGGCCCAGCGGGCTCCGGGCGGCGGCCAGGGCCCGCTCCGGCGGTGCCGTCCGGGCCGAGGCCCCGGCGGCGCGGGCCGAGGCCCTGGCCGCCCGGAGCACGGCCCGCGCGTAGGCGAGCTCTCCACGGCTCCAGAATCCGGCCGGGGACAGCGCGGTGGCCGAACGGACCGCACCCCGGGCGGCCAGCTCAAGGGCGACGTATCCCCCCAGGGAGTTGCCCGCGACGTGGGGGGTGTCCAGGCCGAGCATCGCGCAGAACGACTCGATCGCGTCGGCGAGGCTCTCCGCCGTGTACGGCGAGCCGGGCGGCAGCGGCGGGGAGACGCCGAAGCCGGGGAAATCCACGGCGATCACGTCCCGCTCGGCGGCGAGCCGGTCGAGCACCGGCAGCCACGCCTGCCAGTGGTGCCCGATGCCGTGCAGCAGCACCAGCGGCGGGCCGGCCCCGCGCCGTTCGAAGGCCAGTTCCATGCCCCGAGTCAAGCACCGATCGGCGCCTTCTCCTAGCCCCGCCGTGGCCCGGCCGGTCGCGCCGTGACCCGGCCAGCCCGGCCGGTCGCGTCGCGGCCGACCGGGCTCACCTGAGCCGGTGTGCTCAGCGGGACTTGGTGGGGATCTCGAACCAGACGGCCTTGCCCTCCTTGGTGGGGCGCGATCCCCAGCGCTTGGCGAGCTGGTCGACAAGGTAGAGGCCCCGGCCGCCCTCGTCGTTCTCCCCGGCGCTGCGGATGCGGGGCAGCCGCAGGTCCTGGTCGAAGACCTCCACCCAGACGGACTCCCCGCCCCGGCGGAGCCGGAGCGTGAACTCCTTCTCGTTGACGATCTCGTTCTCGAAGCCGGGGAGGTCGTCCCAGGTCTCGTCGAACGGCATCGGGGCGTCCACCATCAGCTCGCGGCGCGGGATGCTGGCGCTGGCGGCGTGCAGCACCACGTTGGTCACCACCTCGGAGACCAGCAGGCAGGCGAGCTCGGCACGCTCCTCGGGGACGCTCCAGCCGGTGAACGCCTCCGCCGCCATCCGGCGGGCCTCACCGACCATGATCGGCTGAGCCGGGAAGGTGCGCTCCTCGACCTCCAGGTCGGCGGGGGCGGACCTGACCACGAGGATGGCCATGTCGTCGTCGATCTCGCCGGGCACGGCGACCGTCGCGGCCTCGGCGATCTCCTCCACCGAGGAGTCGGAGACCTCGACGAGCTTGCCGGCCAGCAGCGCGAGGGTCTCCTCGTCGCTGGGCGACCTGCCGCCGTCGGCGTCGCGGACGGGACGGCGGTCCACCAGGCCGTCGGTGTATAGGAGCAGCGCCGCGCCCGGGGGCAGCGTCCGCGTCTCCTCCTTGTAGACCAGGTCGGCGTGGAGCCCCTTGGCGCGGACACCGAGCGGCTGGCCGACCTCCTTGATGTCGAGCTCGGCGCAGACCCCGTCGTTGAGCAGCAGCGGCGGGGCGTGGCCGGCGTTGGCGAAGGACAGCTGCCGCGACCAGGCGTCGTAGACCAGGTATTGGCAGGTGACGATCGGCGGGACGCTGATGTCCTCGCCGCTGTCGTCCCGCTCGGGGGTGGCGATGATGCGCGTCCACTCGTCGAGCCGGGCGAGGATCTCCGCGGGCGGCTTGTCGTCCTGGGCGAAGGCCCGCAGCGCGGCCCTCAGCTGGCCCATGACCGCGGCGGCCTTGGCCCCGCGGCCCTCGACGTCGCCGATGACGATGCCGACCCGGCCCGCCGACAGCGGGATGACGTCGTACCAGTCACCGCCCACCTGGGTCTGGATGCCCTGCCCGTGCGAGGCGAGCGGCGCCGCCGGGTAGTAGCGGACCGCGATCTCCAGCCCGTCGAGCTCGGGCAGCGGAGCGGGCGGCAGCAGGTATTTCTGAAACGACTCGGCGGTGTGCCGCTCCTCCTCGAACAGCAGGGCGTTGTCCACCGCCAGCGCGACCCGGGTGGCGATGGCCCCCACGAAGTCGCGGTCGAAGGCGTCGTAGTGCGGGCTGCGCCGGTCGGTCAGGTTGGACAGCCCCAGGTACATCAGCCCGAGGACCTCGCCGCGCACGCACAGCGGCGCCACGATGGCCGAGGTCATCCCGATCTCGGCCGCCAGGCGGGTGTTGGCCTCGCCGGGGCTGGGATAGTTGGTCTGGGAGAAGTCCTCGACCAGGATCGTCTCCTGGCGGCGCAGCGCGATGTCAGCGTAGTGGCCCACCGGATAGCGGATCTCGGCGCCCAGCGGCGCCCAGGTGTTGGGCGGCGGGCTCCAGCCCTGGACGTGGGTGGAGACCCTCCGGGTCATCCGCTCGCCTTCCATCAGCTCGATGAAGCAGTGGTCGGCGAACTGCGGGACGAGCATCTCGGCGACGCGTTTGAGCGTCTCCTCGACGTAGAGGGAGCCGGCCAGCCGCTCGCCGATCCGCTCCAGCAGACCGAAGCGGTCCTTCTCCCGCTCGTTGCTGCGCATCGCCTCGCGGGCGGTGATGACGATGCCCGTCACCGATCCCGACGGGTGGCGCAGCGGCACGGCCTGGGCGCGGACGTAGACGATCGTCCCGTCACCGCGCCTGACGTCGAACGTGCCCTCCCAGACCCCGCCCTTGAGCACGTGCTTGGCGAGCTCGATGGCGAGCGGATGGTCCTTCTCCATGATCCCCAGGGAGAGCGCCTGGTCGCGCGACCCGGGTATCCCGGGGCGTCCGAACAGCTTCTCCGCGAAGGGGTTCCAGTAGAGCAGGTTGCTGAACCTGTCGGTGACGACCACCGCCATCTCAGCATGATCAAGAACGGAACCCGCCGAAAGGTGGTCGGCGGTGTCCTGGGTCACATCCCCCCACCGCTTCATCCGGTGACCACCCCTCGGGGACGGGTGTGCGCAAAGCGAACCACGGTTGCTCCTGCTGCAGTCTCGGCCGGGGAGTGAAGGGGCTCCCGAGGGGGATCCAACCAAGCAGAGGGGCCCAGGTCAGCGAGTGGAGACGAAGACGTGCGCGGCGATGTCTCGCGGAAGGTCCGCAAGAGTGCTCTCCGCTTCGTCGTCACCTGTCACCCGCACACCGTTGTCGCTCGCCGCGAGCATTACCTCGCGTCCGGGTTGTATCCCAACTTGCTTGAGTTTAAGCATCACAGCCGGATCGCTTTGCACTTGTTCGCTAATTCGCCGCACGACAACGGGTATATCTCTGGGTCCGGCCACGGCGGCCATCGACGGCAGGGACTCCCAGCCGCCGCCCCGGACGCCCTCGACCCCGAGTTCGTCGAGGCCGGGGATGGGGTTGCCGTGCGGGTCCTCGGTCGGGTTGTTCAGCAGCGTGACCAGCCGGGCCTCCACGGACTCGGACATGACGTGCTCCCAGCGGCACGCCTCGATGTGCACCTCCTCCCAGGGGAGGCCGATGACCTGGGTGAGCAGGCACTCGGCGAGGCGGTGCTTGCGCATGACGCGGGTGGCGAGCGTGCGGCCCAGGTCGGTCATGGTCAGGTGCCGGTCGCCCTCGACGCGGACCAGACCGTCGCGCTCCATCCGGGCGACCGTCTGGCTGACGGTGGGACCACTCTGCTGCAGCCGCTCGGCGATGCGCGCACGCAGAGGGACGATCCCCTCTTCCTCCAGCTCGAAGATCGTGCGGAGGTACATCTCCGTGGTGTCGATCAGGCCGTGTGCGGTCAAGGCTCCTCCCGTCCTATCTCGATGCCGTGTCCGTCGCGCGGCGTCCCCGTGAGAGCCGTGCGGGACTGAAGTCTCGGACCTCGACCCTATTGTGAGATCCGCCCACGGTGACAAAGGACGGCAACACCGGGGCTTGCCGAATCCTTCCCGAGCTGCTCAAATATCGCGCGCGACGGGACGGTATTTCCTGAAAGCCGGTACGGCCAGCCCCACGGCGAGCACCGCGGCCGCGCAGGCGACCCCGCCGCCGATCCACGCCCCGGTGGCTCCGAACCAGCTCGCCGTGGCCCCGGCCCGCAGGTCCCCCAGCCGGGGCCCGCCGGCGACCACCACCATGAACACCCCCTGCATCCGCCCGCGCATGTCGTCGGGCGCGTGGGTCTGCAGGATCGTCTGCCGCCACACGGAGGAGACCAGGTCGGCGGCGCCGCCGAGGGCCAGCAGCGCGACCATCGCCCACAGGTGGCCCACCAGCCCGGCGGCGGCGACGCTGATCCCCCAGGCCGCGATCACGAACGTGAGCGCCAGGCCCTGGCGACGGACCCGGCCCACCCAGCCCGACATCAGGCCCCCGAGCACCGAGCCGATGGCCATGCTGGCCGACAGCCAGCCGAACGCGGTCGGCGAGCCGCCGAAGCGCTCGGCCACGATCTCCGGGAACAGCGCCCTGGGCAGCGCGAAGGCCATGGCGATGATGTCCACGACGAACGACATCATCACGATCGGGTGCCCGGCGACGTAGCTGAGGCCGTCGACGACCGACCGGAGGCCGGGGCGGGACACCTCGCCGACCGGCTTGAGCCGCGGCAGCCGTACGGCGGCGTAGAAACCGGCGCCGAACAGCAGCGCGTCGATCAGGTAGGCGGGGGCGTAGCCGCCCTGGGCGAGCACGACCCCGCCGACCAGCGGGCCGGCGACGGTGCCGAGACCGCCCGACAGGTAGTTGAGCGTGTTGGCCGCCGGGACGAGCTCGGCCGGGACCAGCCGGGGGATGATCGCGCCCCGGGTCGGCCCGGTGATGGCGAACCCGGTGGCGTGCACGGCCACGGTGGCCAGCAGCAGGCCCACGTTCGTCATCCCCAGGGCCGCCTGGGCCAGCAGCGCGAGCGTGGCGGTCCAGGCGATCAGCGCGCCGACCAGCAGGAGCCTGCGCCGGTCCACCGCGTCGGCGACGGCCCCGCCCCACAGCCCGAAGACCACCAGGGGGATCAGGTTGGCCGGGCCGAGCATGCCGACCCAGAACGACGACTCGGTGATGTCGTAGATCTGGGCGCTGACCGCCACGGAGGTGAGCTGGAAGCCGATGAACGACACGCCCTGGCCGGCCCAGAGCCGCCGGTACGCGGGGACACCCAGCGGACGGGTGTCCACCGCGAGCCGCCGTACGAAATCCCCGAACCCCACACCGCCCCCTACATCCGCCGGACATATGCGGATATATCAGTAAAGGTCGGGTAATCGGGTATTAGAGTCAGGGGGCCAGGCGCTCCACCACCCAGGAGGCGCCCGAACGGCGGTATCGGAGGCGGTCGTGCATGCGGTCGAGCTGGCCCTGCCAGAACTCCACCTCCGCCGGCACGACCCGGAACCCGCCCCAGAAG
Coding sequences:
- a CDS encoding ATP-binding SpoIIE family protein phosphatase, whose amino-acid sequence is MKRWGDVTQDTADHLSAGSVLDHAEMAVVVTDRFSNLLYWNPFAEKLFGRPGIPGSRDQALSLGIMEKDHPLAIELAKHVLKGGVWEGTFDVRRGDGTIVYVRAQAVPLRHPSGSVTGIVITAREAMRSNEREKDRFGLLERIGERLAGSLYVEETLKRVAEMLVPQFADHCFIELMEGERMTRRVSTHVQGWSPPPNTWAPLGAEIRYPVGHYADIALRRQETILVEDFSQTNYPSPGEANTRLAAEIGMTSAIVAPLCVRGEVLGLMYLGLSNLTDRRSPHYDAFDRDFVGAIATRVALAVDNALLFEEERHTAESFQKYLLPPAPLPELDGLEIAVRYYPAAPLASHGQGIQTQVGGDWYDVIPLSAGRVGIVIGDVEGRGAKAAAVMGQLRAALRAFAQDDKPPAEILARLDEWTRIIATPERDDSGEDISVPPIVTCQYLVYDAWSRQLSFANAGHAPPLLLNDGVCAELDIKEVGQPLGVRAKGLHADLVYKEETRTLPPGAALLLYTDGLVDRRPVRDADGGRSPSDEETLALLAGKLVEVSDSSVEEIAEAATVAVPGEIDDDMAILVVRSAPADLEVEERTFPAQPIMVGEARRMAAEAFTGWSVPEERAELACLLVSEVVTNVVLHAASASIPRRELMVDAPMPFDETWDDLPGFENEIVNEKEFTLRLRRGGESVWVEVFDQDLRLPRIRSAGENDEGGRGLYLVDQLAKRWGSRPTKEGKAVWFEIPTKSR
- a CDS encoding MFS transporter, with the protein product MGFGDFVRRLAVDTRPLGVPAYRRLWAGQGVSFIGFQLTSVAVSAQIYDITESSFWVGMLGPANLIPLVVFGLWGGAVADAVDRRRLLLVGALIAWTATLALLAQAALGMTNVGLLLATVAVHATGFAITGPTRGAIIPRLVPAELVPAANTLNYLSGGLGTVAGPLVGGVVLAQGGYAPAYLIDALLFGAGFYAAVRLPRLKPVGEVSRPGLRSVVDGLSYVAGHPIVMMSFVVDIIAMAFALPRALFPEIVAERFGGSPTAFGWLSASMAIGSVLGGLMSGWVGRVRRQGLALTFVIAAWGISVAAAGLVGHLWAMVALLALGGAADLVSSVWRQTILQTHAPDDMRGRMQGVFMVVVAGGPRLGDLRAGATASWFGATGAWIGGGVACAAAVLAVGLAVPAFRKYRPVARDI
- a CDS encoding metal-dependent transcriptional regulator, whose translation is MTAHGLIDTTEMYLRTIFELEEEGIVPLRARIAERLQQSGPTVSQTVARMERDGLVRVEGDRHLTMTDLGRTLATRVMRKHRLAECLLTQVIGLPWEEVHIEACRWEHVMSESVEARLVTLLNNPTEDPHGNPIPGLDELGVEGVRGGGWESLPSMAAVAGPRDIPVVVRRISEQVQSDPAVMLKLKQVGIQPGREVMLAASDNGVRVTGDDEAESTLADLPRDIAAHVFVSTR
- a CDS encoding alpha/beta fold hydrolase; this encodes MELAFERRGAGPPLVLLHGIGHHWQAWLPVLDRLAAERDVIAVDFPGFGVSPPLPPGSPYTAESLADAIESFCAMLGLDTPHVAGNSLGGYVALELAARGAVRSATALSPAGFWSRGELAYARAVLRAARASARAAGASARTAPPERALAAARSPLGRLLGAGVMVAHPSRLSAEALLAAVQALGDAPGFDDTLDSFEWMMPPGPPKAPITIAWGEHDRLLLRRQAVRAARWSGRRVKLLRGCGHLPMSDDPELVAKVLLEGSG